In a single window of the Thermus amyloliquefaciens genome:
- a CDS encoding sensor histidine kinase: MRLQIAPLIFAKLFFSHLLVALLTLLLFFLLAEALAPSFYRGHVERMYHALSMMGGLMMGEVLRRDLEEGLRSTLTTALLAALPLSVAGAALSASFASLRFSRTAKLLAEGSRRMAQGEYRVRLPPLERDELGEVALHFNRLAEALERVEQSRVELIGTVAHELRTPLSALQAYAEALADGVMEPEKAAERIQQEVRAMSRLVRDLSLVSQVESGAVELHPEPLDPQGLLAQAAERFRPAFQAKGVALEVEVRNPLPQVWADEERTLQVLANLLSNALRHTPAGGRVRLGAEAMGQAVLFSVEDTGPGIPAEHLPRIFERFYRIDPSRSRQDGGTGVGLTIAKGLVEAMGGRIWAESQLGRGSAFRFTLPLYTGLTGRA, translated from the coding sequence ATGCGCCTTCAGATAGCTCCGCTGATCTTCGCTAAGCTCTTCTTCAGCCACCTTCTGGTGGCCCTTCTAACCCTTTTGCTCTTTTTTCTGCTGGCCGAGGCCCTCGCCCCCTCCTTCTACCGGGGGCATGTGGAGCGCATGTACCACGCCCTCTCCATGATGGGGGGGCTCATGATGGGCGAGGTCTTGAGGCGGGACCTCGAGGAGGGCCTGCGCTCCACCCTCACCACCGCCCTCCTCGCCGCCCTCCCCCTCTCCGTGGCCGGGGCCGCCCTCTCCGCCTCCTTCGCCAGCCTGCGCTTCTCCCGCACCGCCAAGCTGTTGGCCGAGGGAAGCCGCCGCATGGCCCAAGGGGAGTACCGGGTACGCCTCCCTCCCCTAGAACGGGACGAGCTCGGCGAGGTGGCCCTCCACTTCAACCGCCTGGCCGAGGCCCTGGAACGGGTGGAACAAAGCCGGGTAGAGCTCATCGGCACCGTGGCCCACGAGCTCAGGACCCCCCTCTCCGCCCTCCAGGCCTACGCCGAGGCCCTGGCGGACGGGGTCATGGAGCCCGAGAAGGCGGCGGAAAGGATCCAGCAGGAGGTGCGGGCCATGAGCCGGCTGGTCCGGGACCTCTCCCTGGTTTCCCAGGTGGAATCGGGCGCCGTGGAGCTCCATCCCGAGCCCCTGGACCCCCAAGGCCTTCTGGCGCAAGCGGCGGAGCGCTTCCGCCCCGCCTTCCAGGCCAAGGGGGTGGCCCTGGAGGTGGAGGTCCGAAACCCCCTTCCCCAGGTCTGGGCCGATGAGGAACGGACCCTCCAGGTGCTCGCCAACCTGCTTTCCAACGCCCTTCGCCACACCCCAGCGGGGGGAAGGGTGCGGCTTGGGGCGGAGGCCATGGGCCAGGCTGTGCTCTTCAGCGTGGAGGACACCGGGCCCGGCATCCCCGCGGAACACCTCCCCCGTATTTTTGAGCGGTTTTACCGCATTGACCCCTCCCGCAGCCGCCAAGACGGGGGGACAGGGGTAGGCCTCACCATCGCCAAGGGCCTGGTGGAAGCCATGGGAGGGAGGATCTGGGCGGAAAGCCAGCTGGGCCGGGGAAGCGCGTTCCGCTTCACCCTGCCCCTTTACACGGGCTTAACGGGTAGGGCTTAG
- the sufB gene encoding Fe-S cluster assembly protein SufB, protein MSEVDLRALGEEYKYHFVDEVKPVYVAERGLTRRVIEAISYHKGEPEWMLKFRLRALEIFQKKPMPTWGPDLSDLDLDHLVYYVKPAETRDAKSWEEIPEEIRRTYERLGIPEAERKVLAGVGAQYDSEMVYHRVREELERQGVIFVAIEEGMKKYEDLFREYFAKVVPPEDNKFAALNSAAWSGGSFVYIPPGVKVELPLQAYFRVNTPEFGQFERTLIIVDEGAEVHYIEGCTAPMYSTESLHTGVIEIVVKRGARSRYTTIQNWSTNMYNLVTQRALVYGDAFHEWLDGNLGSKVTMKYPSSYLLEPGARTEILSIAFAKTGQHQDTGAKILLGAPHTSGTIVSKSISKGEGRASYRGLVKVLEGARGAKANVECDALLIDPESRTDTYPYIEIEEETAHVGHEATVSKINDEQIFYLQTRGLKEDEAAALIVRGFIEPIAKELPLEYAVELNRLIELEMEGSVG, encoded by the coding sequence ATGAGCGAGGTGGACCTGAGGGCGTTGGGCGAAGAGTACAAGTACCACTTCGTGGACGAGGTCAAGCCGGTCTACGTGGCCGAGCGGGGCCTCACCCGGAGGGTGATCGAGGCCATCAGCTACCACAAGGGGGAGCCCGAGTGGATGCTGAAGTTCCGCCTACGGGCCCTGGAAATCTTCCAAAAGAAGCCCATGCCCACCTGGGGCCCCGACCTCTCGGACCTGGACCTGGACCACCTGGTCTACTACGTGAAGCCCGCGGAGACCCGGGACGCCAAAAGCTGGGAGGAGATCCCCGAGGAGATCCGCAGGACCTACGAACGCCTGGGCATCCCCGAGGCGGAGCGCAAGGTGCTGGCCGGGGTGGGGGCCCAGTACGACTCGGAGATGGTCTACCACCGGGTGAGGGAGGAGCTGGAGCGGCAGGGGGTCATCTTCGTGGCCATCGAGGAGGGAATGAAGAAGTACGAGGACCTCTTCCGGGAGTACTTCGCCAAGGTGGTCCCCCCCGAGGACAACAAGTTCGCCGCCCTGAACTCCGCCGCCTGGTCCGGGGGCTCCTTCGTCTACATCCCCCCGGGGGTCAAGGTGGAGCTTCCCCTGCAGGCCTACTTCCGGGTCAACACCCCCGAGTTCGGCCAGTTTGAGCGCACCCTGATCATCGTGGACGAGGGGGCGGAGGTGCACTACATCGAAGGCTGCACCGCCCCCATGTACTCCACGGAGAGCCTGCACACCGGGGTGATTGAGATCGTGGTGAAGCGGGGGGCCCGGAGCCGCTACACCACCATCCAGAACTGGTCCACCAACATGTACAACCTGGTGACGCAGCGGGCCCTGGTCTACGGGGACGCCTTCCACGAGTGGCTGGACGGGAACCTGGGCTCCAAGGTCACCATGAAGTACCCCTCCAGCTACCTGCTGGAGCCGGGGGCCCGCACGGAGATCCTCTCCATCGCCTTCGCCAAGACGGGGCAGCACCAGGACACCGGGGCCAAGATCCTCCTGGGTGCCCCCCACACCTCGGGGACCATCGTTTCCAAGAGCATCTCCAAGGGAGAAGGCCGGGCCAGCTACCGGGGCCTGGTGAAGGTGCTAGAGGGGGCCAGGGGGGCCAAGGCCAACGTGGAATGCGACGCCCTCCTCATCGATCCGGAAAGCCGCACCGACACCTACCCCTACATCGAGATTGAGGAGGAAACCGCCCACGTGGGCCACGAGGCCACGGTGTCCAAGATCAACGACGAGCAGATCTTCTACCTGCAGACCCGGGGGCTCAAGGAGGACGAGGCCGCGGCCCTCATCGTCCGGGGCTTCATTGAGCCCATCGCCAAGGAGCTGCCCCTGGAGTACGCGGTGGAGCTCAACCGGCTCATCGAGCTGGAGATGGAGGGCTCCGTAGGCTAA
- a CDS encoding Rieske (2Fe-2S) protein, translating to MWTPVAKLGDLENGRLVIQRPEHRKPILLLYTGEEVFALEDVCTHDDGPLHEGEVEEGKIVCPRHGARFDLKTGRQTLPAPRPVKVFPARLEGETILLDL from the coding sequence ATGTGGACCCCGGTAGCCAAGCTGGGTGACCTGGAAAACGGCCGGCTGGTGATCCAAAGGCCCGAGCACCGGAAGCCCATCCTCCTCCTCTACACCGGGGAGGAGGTCTTCGCCCTGGAGGACGTCTGCACCCACGACGACGGCCCCCTGCACGAGGGGGAGGTGGAAGAGGGCAAGATCGTCTGCCCCCGGCACGGGGCCCGGTTTGACCTGAAAACAGGCCGCCAGACCCTCCCCGCCCCCAGGCCCGTGAAGGTCTTCCCCGCCAGGCTGGAGGGGGAGACCATCCTCCTGGACCTCTAA
- a CDS encoding SHOCT domain-containing protein, with translation MMAWAHAGYGYGPHMGWGWGWLGWLYPFLFLVLLVLGVYLVARALAPKQENRALEILKERYARGEIDKETFERMKRELA, from the coding sequence ATGATGGCATGGGCACACGCAGGATACGGCTATGGGCCTCACATGGGCTGGGGCTGGGGATGGCTGGGCTGGCTTTACCCCTTCCTGTTCCTGGTCCTCCTCGTCCTGGGGGTGTACCTGGTGGCGCGGGCCCTGGCCCCTAAGCAGGAGAACCGGGCCCTGGAGATCCTCAAGGAGCGCTACGCCCGGGGGGAGATCGACAAGGAAACTTTTGAGCGCATGAAGCGCGAGCTCGCATGA
- a CDS encoding CueP family metal-binding protein, with product MRRLLALTLGVALGLAQAPSPEALKGLGPEEALALAKRWREEGQRVVSYVTPEAFFFEFPDGRKAQVGLKDRFLLAVAPYVSRTHPCQVHYFSSCTGELQEEVFEVRVLEGEKEVLKTQVKTGKDGFFELWLPRNRRYTLEIRKGNWVATGPVTTFGQSPTCLTGFRLASR from the coding sequence ATGAGGAGGCTTCTAGCGCTGACCCTCGGCGTGGCTTTAGGTCTGGCCCAGGCCCCTAGCCCCGAGGCCCTCAAGGGCCTGGGGCCCGAGGAGGCCCTGGCCCTGGCCAAGCGGTGGCGGGAAGAAGGGCAAAGGGTGGTGAGCTACGTGACCCCCGAGGCCTTCTTCTTTGAGTTCCCGGACGGCCGCAAGGCCCAGGTGGGCCTCAAGGACCGCTTTCTCCTGGCGGTGGCCCCCTATGTGAGCCGGACCCACCCCTGCCAGGTCCACTACTTCTCCAGCTGCACTGGGGAACTGCAGGAGGAGGTCTTTGAGGTCCGGGTCCTGGAGGGGGAAAAGGAGGTGCTCAAGACCCAGGTCAAAACGGGGAAAGATGGCTTCTTTGAGCTCTGGCTACCCCGGAACCGCCGCTACACCCTGGAGATCCGCAAGGGGAACTGGGTAGCCACAGGACCCGTAACCACCTTCGGCCAAAGCCCCACCTGCCTTACCGGCTTCCGCCTGGCCTCGCGGTAG
- the sufD gene encoding Fe-S cluster assembly protein SufD, protein MQVLDKAQVEAISQALGEPAWVLEKRLKALEAFARLPYPSKKDEHWRYTDLSEAPLEGEVETPKGLKLSRDELPEAVKRRLEKTDVSGFLVFVGPDLVYAEVPEELRQKGLVFTSLAEALKLHPAKVEAALFRGVYTEDKFAAENAAFFTHGAFLYVPAGLEVERPLGVFKVLEGGKASAGRSLLFLEDNAQAAYIEEYLSSDLPPTLHLSATEMVLRPGARLRHAHVQTFGEGVWHFHRQRALLERDATLNDLVVNLGGRYARSEVASELLGPGAESEMLGLYFGHGRQHFDHYTLQHHVEHHTRSDLLYKGAVKDEARAVFSGLIRLERGAQKTDAYQANRNLILSPTARVDSIPQLEIGANDVRCTHGSTTAPVDEMQLFYLQSRGLPRTLAQELLVKAHLADVLTRIPLKALRAHLEAVIEEKVRI, encoded by the coding sequence ATGCAGGTACTGGACAAGGCACAGGTGGAGGCCATCTCCCAGGCCCTGGGCGAGCCCGCCTGGGTGCTGGAGAAAAGGCTGAAGGCCCTCGAGGCCTTCGCCCGCCTCCCTTACCCCAGCAAGAAGGACGAGCACTGGCGTTACACCGACCTCTCCGAGGCCCCCCTGGAGGGGGAGGTGGAGACCCCCAAGGGGCTAAAGCTTTCCCGGGACGAGCTCCCCGAGGCGGTGAAGCGCCGCCTGGAGAAGACCGATGTTTCCGGCTTCCTGGTCTTCGTGGGGCCGGACCTGGTCTACGCCGAGGTGCCCGAGGAGCTCCGGCAAAAGGGCCTGGTCTTCACCAGCCTGGCCGAGGCCCTGAAACTCCACCCCGCCAAGGTGGAGGCCGCCCTCTTCCGGGGGGTCTACACCGAGGACAAGTTCGCCGCGGAAAACGCCGCCTTTTTCACCCACGGGGCCTTCCTCTACGTGCCCGCGGGGCTGGAGGTGGAAAGGCCCCTAGGGGTCTTCAAGGTGCTGGAGGGGGGCAAGGCCTCGGCGGGCCGGAGCCTCCTCTTCCTGGAGGACAACGCCCAGGCCGCCTACATTGAGGAGTACCTCTCCTCGGACCTCCCCCCCACCCTGCACCTCTCCGCCACGGAGATGGTCCTCCGCCCGGGGGCCAGGCTCCGCCACGCCCACGTGCAGACCTTCGGGGAGGGGGTCTGGCACTTCCACCGGCAGCGGGCCCTTTTGGAGCGGGACGCCACCCTGAACGACCTGGTGGTGAACCTGGGCGGGCGCTACGCCCGGAGCGAGGTGGCCTCGGAGCTCTTGGGCCCGGGGGCGGAAAGCGAGATGCTGGGCCTCTACTTCGGCCACGGGCGGCAACACTTTGACCACTACACCCTGCAGCACCACGTGGAGCACCACACCCGAAGCGACCTCCTCTACAAGGGGGCGGTGAAGGACGAGGCCCGGGCGGTCTTCTCCGGCCTCATCCGGCTGGAGCGGGGGGCCCAGAAGACGGACGCCTACCAGGCCAACCGCAACCTGATCCTCTCCCCCACCGCCCGGGTGGACTCCATCCCCCAGCTGGAGATCGGGGCCAACGACGTGCGCTGCACCCACGGGAGCACCACCGCCCCCGTGGACGAGATGCAGCTCTTCTACCTCCAGTCCCGGGGCCTGCCCCGGACCCTGGCCCAGGAGCTTTTGGTCAAGGCCCACCTGGCGGACGTCTTGACCCGCATCCCCCTCAAGGCCCTCAGGGCCCACCTCGAGGCGGTGATCGAGGAAAAGGTTAGAATCTAA
- a CDS encoding CopZ family metallochaperone, translated as MLKLKVEGMTCNHCVMAVKKALMKVPGVEKAEVSLERAEALVEGQADPEALIRAVEEEGYRAALAG; from the coding sequence ATGCTGAAACTCAAGGTGGAAGGCATGACCTGCAACCACTGCGTCATGGCGGTGAAAAAGGCCCTCATGAAGGTGCCTGGGGTGGAGAAGGCCGAGGTGAGCCTGGAGCGGGCCGAGGCCCTGGTGGAAGGCCAGGCGGACCCTGAGGCCCTGATCCGGGCCGTGGAGGAAGAAGGTTACCGGGCCGCCCTGGCGGGCTAA
- a CDS encoding metal-sensitive transcriptional regulator: MPREHLHLDPKVREEAKRRLLSAKGHLEGILRMLEDPHVYCVDVLKQLKAVEGALDRVGEMVLRAHLRDHVATAHERGDVEEIVEELMEALKYR, encoded by the coding sequence GTGCCCCGCGAACACCTCCACCTGGACCCCAAGGTGCGGGAGGAGGCCAAAAGGCGCCTCCTCTCCGCCAAGGGCCACCTCGAGGGCATCCTGCGCATGCTGGAGGATCCCCACGTCTACTGCGTGGACGTGCTGAAGCAACTCAAGGCGGTGGAAGGGGCCCTGGACCGGGTGGGGGAGATGGTCCTAAGGGCCCACCTGCGGGACCATGTGGCCACCGCCCACGAGCGGGGGGACGTGGAGGAGATCGTGGAGGAGCTGATGGAGGCGCTTAAGTACCGCTAG
- a CDS encoding DUF305 domain-containing protein → MKYLSLLFLAWTLALAQHAHPAPRDAGERAFLSGMIAHHEGALEMARHLLQRGKDKEVRAWAEAILKDQEREIALMRSWLPSLGGLDQAAYEAMRREMAAMLQELRAASDPDRAFVELMLQHHRGAVEMALSALTTAKDRRVLDLARDIILAQAKEMHAFRLWLLRQR, encoded by the coding sequence ATGAAGTACCTTTCCCTTCTCTTCCTGGCCTGGACCCTGGCCCTGGCCCAGCACGCCCACCCCGCCCCAAGGGATGCCGGGGAAAGGGCCTTTCTCTCGGGCATGATCGCCCATCACGAGGGCGCTTTGGAGATGGCCCGCCACCTCCTGCAAAGGGGCAAGGACAAGGAGGTGCGGGCCTGGGCGGAGGCCATCCTGAAGGACCAGGAGCGGGAGATCGCCCTCATGCGGAGCTGGCTCCCGAGCCTGGGGGGGCTGGATCAGGCGGCTTACGAGGCCATGCGGCGGGAGATGGCCGCCATGCTGCAGGAGCTCAGGGCCGCTTCGGACCCCGACCGGGCCTTCGTGGAGCTCATGCTCCAGCACCACAGGGGGGCGGTGGAGATGGCCCTCTCCGCCCTCACCACCGCCAAGGACCGGCGGGTCTTGGACCTGGCCCGGGACATCATCCTGGCCCAGGCCAAGGAAATGCACGCCTTTAGGCTATGGCTCTTGAGGCAAAGGTAA
- a CDS encoding heavy metal translocating P-type ATPase gives MALEAKVKVRGMTCAACVARVERALKKAPGVEEARVNLATEEAFLRLQEGIDLKEVLKRVEEAGYEPVVARVEIPIRGMTCAACVARVERALKGLPGVLSAHVNLATEKAFVEYLPDTVTLPRLRQAIREAGYEPLEVAQEERRAPAYPTDLLIALPLALLTLLLAMGPMLLPLPHVPPLLQVLTALPVLYAGRRFFRQALAEVRHRALGMSTLVALGAGSAYLYSFLVLLFPTLFPEEARHLYLEAGAVILALILLGKHMEERAKGKASEAIRKLLALRPKTARVVQGGEEKEIPAEALIPNDLVRVLPGERIPADGVVVEGSSHVDEAMLTGEPIPKAKGPGDEVVGGTVNGEGVLLIRVSRVGEATVLAQMARLVEEAQAYKPRVQEVADRIAGVFVPIVLVIGLLTFALWLLLGPGLSYAFVALLSVLLIACPCAMGLATPAAIAVATGRAAGMGLLFRKGQAIEGLARADTVVLDKTGTLTQGKPTLTETLGFALSPEEALRLAAALERGSEHPIAKAVLEAAKGQSLPEAEGVRALPGEGLEGVVEGRRLYLGGPALMERLGVRLPQEAQALSQRGYTPLYLADGERLLAAFGVFDPPRPEAKRVVAALKALGLKPVLLTGDHPIPARRVAEALGIEEVLAGVRPEGKVEAIRQLQAQGRKVIFVGDGINDAAALAQADAGIALATGTDIAVEAGDVILLSPSLEGLVQAILLSRRTLRTIYLNFFWAYAYNLLLIPVAAGVLYPFTGLLLNPMLAAAAMSLSSLFVLTNSLRLRGFRAYPRLTAIS, from the coding sequence ATGGCTCTTGAGGCAAAGGTAAAGGTCAGGGGCATGACCTGCGCCGCCTGCGTGGCCCGGGTGGAACGGGCCCTGAAAAAGGCTCCTGGCGTAGAGGAAGCCCGGGTTAACCTCGCCACCGAGGAAGCTTTTTTGCGCCTTCAGGAGGGGATAGACCTCAAGGAGGTCCTGAAGCGGGTGGAGGAGGCGGGCTACGAGCCCGTGGTGGCCCGGGTGGAGATCCCCATCCGGGGCATGACCTGCGCCGCCTGCGTGGCCCGGGTGGAACGGGCCCTGAAGGGGCTACCCGGGGTGCTTTCCGCCCACGTGAACCTGGCCACGGAGAAGGCCTTTGTGGAGTACCTCCCGGACACCGTGACCCTCCCCCGCCTGCGCCAGGCCATCCGGGAGGCGGGCTACGAGCCCCTGGAGGTGGCCCAAGAGGAAAGGAGGGCCCCCGCTTACCCCACGGACCTCCTCATCGCCCTGCCCTTGGCCCTCCTCACCCTCCTCCTGGCCATGGGGCCCATGCTCCTGCCCCTTCCTCACGTTCCCCCGCTCCTCCAGGTCCTCACCGCCCTCCCCGTCCTCTACGCCGGCCGGCGCTTCTTCCGCCAGGCCCTGGCGGAAGTCCGGCACCGGGCCTTGGGCATGAGCACCCTGGTGGCCCTGGGGGCGGGAAGCGCCTACCTTTACTCCTTCCTGGTCCTCCTATTCCCCACCCTCTTCCCCGAGGAGGCCCGCCACCTCTACCTGGAGGCGGGGGCGGTGATCCTGGCCCTGATCCTCCTGGGCAAACACATGGAGGAAAGGGCCAAGGGGAAGGCCTCGGAGGCCATCCGCAAGCTCCTCGCCCTTAGGCCCAAGACCGCCCGGGTGGTCCAGGGGGGGGAGGAAAAGGAGATCCCCGCCGAGGCCCTCATCCCCAACGACCTGGTGCGGGTGCTCCCCGGGGAGCGCATCCCCGCGGACGGGGTAGTGGTGGAGGGCTCTAGCCATGTGGACGAGGCCATGCTCACCGGGGAGCCCATCCCCAAGGCCAAGGGGCCCGGGGATGAGGTGGTGGGGGGAACGGTGAACGGGGAAGGGGTCCTCCTCATCCGGGTAAGCCGGGTGGGGGAGGCCACGGTCCTGGCCCAGATGGCCCGCCTGGTGGAGGAAGCCCAGGCCTACAAGCCCCGGGTGCAGGAGGTGGCGGACCGCATCGCGGGCGTCTTCGTGCCCATCGTGCTGGTCATCGGCCTCCTCACATTCGCCCTTTGGCTTCTTCTGGGGCCTGGCCTCTCCTACGCCTTTGTGGCCCTTCTTTCCGTGCTCCTGATCGCCTGCCCCTGCGCCATGGGCCTGGCCACCCCGGCGGCCATCGCCGTGGCCACGGGAAGGGCCGCCGGCATGGGCCTCCTTTTCCGCAAGGGCCAGGCCATAGAGGGCCTTGCCCGAGCGGACACCGTGGTCCTGGACAAAACCGGGACCCTGACCCAAGGGAAGCCCACCCTCACGGAAACCCTGGGGTTCGCCCTAAGCCCGGAGGAGGCCCTGCGGCTCGCCGCCGCCTTGGAGCGGGGAAGCGAGCACCCCATCGCCAAGGCGGTCCTGGAGGCGGCCAAGGGCCAGAGCCTCCCCGAGGCCGAGGGGGTACGGGCCCTGCCCGGGGAGGGCCTCGAGGGGGTGGTGGAGGGGAGAAGGCTTTACCTGGGGGGCCCGGCCCTGATGGAGCGGCTTGGGGTGAGGCTTCCCCAGGAGGCCCAGGCGCTTTCCCAAAGGGGCTACACCCCCCTTTACCTGGCGGATGGGGAGAGGCTTTTGGCCGCCTTTGGGGTCTTTGACCCCCCCAGGCCCGAGGCCAAACGGGTGGTGGCGGCCCTAAAGGCCCTGGGCCTCAAGCCCGTCCTCCTCACCGGGGACCACCCCATCCCGGCCAGGCGGGTGGCCGAGGCCTTGGGCATAGAGGAGGTGCTGGCCGGGGTGCGCCCCGAGGGCAAGGTGGAGGCCATACGGCAACTCCAGGCCCAGGGGCGGAAGGTGATCTTCGTGGGGGACGGCATCAACGACGCCGCCGCCTTGGCCCAGGCCGATGCGGGCATCGCCCTGGCCACGGGCACGGACATCGCGGTGGAGGCGGGGGACGTGATCCTGCTTTCGCCGAGCCTGGAGGGATTGGTGCAGGCCATTCTCCTCTCCCGGCGCACCCTAAGGACCATCTACCTCAACTTCTTCTGGGCCTACGCCTACAACCTCCTCCTCATCCCCGTGGCGGCCGGGGTTCTTTACCCCTTCACCGGGCTCCTGTTAAACCCCATGCTGGCAGCCGCCGCCATGAGCCTCTCCAGCCTCTTCGTGCTCACCAACTCCCTGAGGCTTAGAGGTTTCCGGGCTTACCCCCGGCTAACCGCCATTTCCTAG
- a CDS encoding WD40/YVTN/BNR-like repeat-containing protein — protein sequence MRPLALTLFLGLALAQTPLGPVSTRDVHALLWHPSGALLLGHHDGIVAWGDTPQDLVRRRDWDAMNLAWDGRRLLVAGHWILAESQDLKRFRDLSPKGLPALDLHAYAVDPKRPEVHYTLEATHGPFRSQDGGRTWRKLPAQGLPKAGMAFFLVDPKGRLWVSLMEQGLFLSEDGGQSFRPLPSPDPAPGPLALSPSGTLYLGGQLGLWQRTATGWRRLWTGAVLALAAHPQEEGLLAWVDGKGTLWRGR from the coding sequence ATGCGCCCCCTAGCCCTTACCCTCTTCCTCGGCCTCGCCCTGGCCCAAACCCCCTTGGGCCCGGTGTCCACCCGGGATGTCCACGCCCTCTTGTGGCACCCCTCGGGAGCCCTTCTCCTGGGCCACCACGACGGCATCGTTGCCTGGGGCGACACCCCCCAGGACCTGGTGCGGCGGCGGGACTGGGACGCCATGAACCTGGCCTGGGACGGCAGACGCCTCCTGGTTGCCGGGCACTGGATCCTTGCGGAAAGCCAGGATCTCAAGCGCTTCCGCGACCTAAGCCCCAAGGGCCTTCCTGCCTTGGACCTCCACGCCTATGCCGTGGACCCCAAGAGGCCCGAGGTCCACTACACCCTCGAGGCCACCCACGGCCCCTTCCGCAGCCAGGATGGGGGGCGCACCTGGAGGAAGCTACCTGCCCAAGGCTTGCCCAAGGCGGGGATGGCCTTTTTCCTGGTGGACCCCAAGGGCCGCCTCTGGGTTTCCCTCATGGAACAGGGGCTCTTCCTGAGCGAGGATGGGGGGCAGAGCTTCCGGCCCCTCCCCTCCCCGGACCCCGCCCCGGGGCCCTTGGCCCTTTCTCCCTCCGGCACCTTGTACCTGGGGGGCCAGCTCGGCCTATGGCAGCGGACGGCAACGGGGTGGCGTAGGCTCTGGACGGGTGCGGTCCTGGCCCTGGCTGCCCATCCCCAGGAGGAGGGTTTACTGGCCTGGGTGGACGGGAAGGGCACCCTTTGGCGAGGGCGCTGA
- a CDS encoding response regulator transcription factor translates to MRVLLVDDDPALLEVLGAYLRGAGFEVLEAKDGEKALELFPRADLVILDLMLPRLDGFKVLEEVRRERPELPILMLTARGEEEERVKGLELGADDYVVKPFSPKEVVARVKALLRRAGLKEELRYGPLRLLPKERQAYLGNRPLSLSQLEFDLLLTLAQHPGMVFTRERLLEKVWGPDFPGIDRVVDVHIAALRKKLMDDPENPRFIETVRGVGYRFRETDAPSDSSADLR, encoded by the coding sequence ATGAGGGTTCTCCTGGTGGACGACGACCCGGCCCTCCTCGAGGTCCTGGGGGCCTACCTGAGGGGGGCTGGGTTTGAGGTGCTGGAGGCAAAGGATGGGGAAAAAGCCTTGGAGCTTTTTCCCCGGGCCGACCTCGTCATCCTGGACCTCATGCTGCCCAGGCTGGACGGCTTCAAGGTCCTGGAAGAGGTGCGCCGGGAAAGGCCCGAGCTTCCCATCCTCATGCTGACCGCCAGGGGGGAGGAGGAGGAAAGGGTTAAGGGGCTGGAGCTAGGGGCCGACGACTACGTGGTCAAGCCCTTCAGCCCCAAGGAGGTGGTGGCCCGGGTCAAGGCCCTCCTACGGCGGGCCGGCCTCAAGGAGGAACTCCGCTATGGTCCCTTGCGGCTGCTTCCCAAGGAGCGGCAGGCCTACCTGGGAAACAGGCCCCTCTCCCTTTCCCAGCTGGAGTTTGACCTCCTCCTCACCTTGGCCCAGCACCCAGGCATGGTCTTCACCCGGGAGAGGCTTCTGGAAAAGGTGTGGGGGCCAGACTTCCCGGGCATAGACCGTGTGGTGGACGTGCACATCGCCGCCTTGAGAAAGAAGCTCATGGACGATCCGGAAAACCCCCGGTTCATCGAAACGGTGCGGGGCGTGGGCTACCGCTTCCGGGAAACCGATGCGCCTTCAGATAGCTCCGCTGATCTTCGCTAA
- the sufC gene encoding Fe-S cluster assembly ATPase SufC: MNQLEIRDLWASIDGETILKGVNLVVPKGQVHALMGPNGAGKSTLGKILAGDPEYTVERGEILLDGENILELSPDERARKGLFLAFQYPVEVPGVTIANFLRLALQARLGREVGVAEFWGKVKRALELLDWDEGYLSRYLNEGFSGGEKKRNEILQLLVLEPTYAVLDETDSGLDIDALKVVARGVNAMRGPNFGALVITHYQRLLNYIVPDRVHVMMDGKVVAEGGPELALELEEKGYEWLRERVKEGA, translated from the coding sequence ATGAACCAGCTGGAAATCCGCGACCTCTGGGCTTCCATTGACGGGGAAACCATCCTCAAGGGCGTGAACCTGGTGGTCCCCAAGGGCCAGGTCCACGCCCTCATGGGCCCCAACGGGGCCGGCAAGAGCACCCTGGGCAAGATCCTGGCGGGGGACCCCGAGTACACCGTGGAGCGGGGAGAAATCCTCCTGGACGGGGAGAACATCCTGGAGCTCTCCCCTGACGAACGGGCGAGGAAGGGCCTCTTCCTGGCCTTCCAGTACCCGGTGGAGGTGCCGGGGGTCACCATCGCCAACTTCCTGCGCCTGGCCCTGCAGGCCCGGCTCGGCCGGGAGGTGGGGGTGGCGGAGTTCTGGGGCAAGGTGAAGCGGGCCCTGGAGCTTCTGGACTGGGACGAGGGCTACCTCTCCCGCTACCTCAACGAGGGCTTCTCCGGCGGGGAGAAGAAGCGCAACGAGATCCTCCAGCTTCTGGTCCTCGAGCCCACCTACGCCGTCTTGGACGAGACCGACTCCGGCTTGGACATCGACGCCCTCAAGGTGGTGGCCCGGGGCGTGAACGCCATGCGGGGGCCCAACTTCGGCGCCCTGGTCATCACCCACTACCAGCGCCTCCTCAACTACATCGTCCCCGACCGGGTGCACGTGATGATGGACGGGAAGGTGGTGGCGGAGGGCGGCCCCGAGCTGGCCCTGGAGCTGGAGGAGAAGGGCTACGAGTGGCTCCGGGAAAGGGTGAAGGAGGGAGCATGA